GAATAAACACCTGGCTCCCCATTAAGCGCATCTACAGCTAAACCACTATCATCCGCAATAACAATCGTTGCAAGCTCTTTTGCTAAAGCCTCTGCTTTTAACACGGCATTTTCTTCAAATGTTGTGCCTGTTTCTTCAATTTCCATGTCCGGTGCGACCTCAAACATTGTCACCACTTCATAACCGAGCGGCCCAAACAATGCTTCGAAATCTTTTGCTTTGCCTTTGTTTTTTGTAGCAATTACAACTTGTTTCATATTAGCAGTTTCCTCCTACTTTATGAGCTATTTCTCCAAGCGCCTGTTTTTGTAAGTCAATAAGCTCGCGAATGCCCTTTTCGCCTAATGCAAGCAAGTTATTTAACTCCTCACGTGAAAAGGTCGCTTCTTCACCAGTCCCTTGTAATTCTACAAAACGGCCTGCTCCGGTCATGACGATATTCATATCTACCGCTGCATCTACATCTTCTATATAATTTAAGTCTAAAACGGCACCTTGCTCTTCAACAATGCCAACACTTGTAGCCGCTAAAAAATCGGTAACAGGGAATTTTTCTAGTTGTTTTTCTTCCGCAAGCTTGGCAATCGCCTGTGTCATCGCGACAAATGCCCCTGTAATGGAAGCAGTTCGTGTTCCGCCGTCTGCTTGAATCACATCACAGTCAATCCATACTGTACGTTCTCCTAACGCTTCTAAATCGACGATAGCACGCAATGCACGACCAATCAGACGTTGAATTTCCATTGTACGTCCGTTCACTTTCCCGCGTGACGATTCACGTGGTGTTCGTTGTGCTGTGGCACGAGGTAACATCGAATACTCAGCTGTAATCCAACCTTTTCCCTGTCCGCGTAAAAAACCCGGTACTTTATCTTCAACTGTTGCTGTACAAATTACTTTCGTATTTCCAACTTGGATCAATACTGAGCCTTCTGGATGCAATAAATACTCGCTATCCATTTTTACAGGACGCAATGCATCTGCATCTCTACCATCAAATCTTGTCATCATTCATCGTGCCTCCTAAAATCTTTCGCGCCCTTATTTTATCATATTTTCCACTGATGCGACGATTTACTACATGCAATATATGATATTTATCATATCAATTGCATTACATTTTCATCTACAATGAAAAATCTTAAGCTGTTATAGTAATATAATAAAGAAAGAGGTGATGGTCATGTCTCAATCAACAGTTGAGCATAGTAGTTATACCATAAAGGAAGAATTTTGGAATGCGCTAACACATGGGATTGGTGCATTTTTAACAGTTCCTGCTACCCTTCTATTAGTGCATAAAGCTTTAACAACCGGTACAAACACCGAGCTTATTAGTTACATTATTTTTGGTATTTCGATGTTTTGTTTATACATAGCATCGACCTTATATCATGCACTGCCCACACATAAAGTGCTTTTGAAAAAATTAGATCATAGCTCCATCTTCTTATTAATCGCAGGAACATATACACCTGTAGCGCTCATTGCCGTAGGTGGAAAATTAGGAATGAGCATATTTATCATCGAATGGGTTCTTGCCTTTATCGGCATCGTCTTAAAACAATTTTTCGTCCATCGTTTCAAAAGAATCTCGTTGATTGTTTACATTGGCATGGGATGGCTGATTGTCTTTGCCTATAAACCATTGGTTGCCTATATCTCATTCGACGGGTTTATGACACTTTTAATCGGCGGTATTTTTTACACTGCTGGCACATTTTTTTATAAAAACAAAAAAATAAAGTACAACCACGCAATATGGCATGTCTTTGTAATGGCAGGAAGTGCAGCGATGTTCGTTGCGATTTATTTGTTTATGTAAAATTGTCTATTCCAATATAATGACGCATAAAAAAATCAGCCTAGCTCGTAAGCTAAGCTGATTTTATTTTAATGTAATACGGTGTATGTCAAGCGTACCTTGTTCTAACCAATTTTCTGCAATGGAACGGAAAATGGGCACAGAACCCGTTGCATAAAATTTATGTGCAGGCTTAGCATTTGTATCTGCTAAAGTACCATTATACGCAAGCATTTCCTCGACATCCTTTGCTGTTTCTTCCGCAGAAGATAGCACGAAAACATCTTCTCCGACGACAGCTTCAATTTGTTTTTGCAAAATCGGGTAATGCGTACATCCTAAAATGACCGTATCAAATTGTTCGTTTTTTAACGGTTTTAAGCCTTCTGCAATTAAATTATTTGCAAATTGTCCTTTATATTCGCCGCTTTCTACTAGTGGTACGAACGTTGGACAAGCCAATGGAATAATGTGGGTAGACGTATTCAAAGACAATAAGGCTTCTTCATACGCCCCACTTTTAATTGTACCTTCTGTTGCAAGCACAACGACTTCATGTCGCTTCGTTTTCTTTACAGCTGCACGTGCGCCAGCATTAATAACGCCTAGTACCGGAAAAGGCATATTACGTTGTAAACTTTCGAGTGCTACTGCAGTCGCTGTATTACAAGCTATGACGAGCATCTTAATATTCATTTTTTCGAGTGCTTTGGCCATTTGCCAAGTAAAATTCCGTACTTCCTGTCGAGTTCGTGGACCATACGGACATCTTGCTGTATCACCGATATAATAAATCGTTTCGTTTGGTAATCGTTTTATTATTTCCTTTGCTACGGTTAGACCGCCTACTCCTGAATCAATAACGCCTATCGGGGCATTCATACTTTCCGCCTCAATCCTGTTTCATGTGTACATGTAGTTTTTGTAAATAGCTCGATAATTGCGCGACTTCTTGTTCGTTAAATCCTACAAGCATTTCTTGTAAATATTGCTGTCTTTTTTCAATAACCTCTTGAATAATTCGTTCGCCTTTTTCGAGAAGATGAACGACAACGACCCGGCGATCATTTTCATCACGCACTCGCTTGACTAATTCATTTTTCTCCATTCGATCCACTAAATCTGTTGTCGTACTAAAAGCTAAGTATAAACGGTTTGATAAATCGCCAATTGTAATATCACCGAGCTCTTCTAACCACTGTAATGCAACAAATTGTGGCGGCGTAATTGTATATTGTGAAACAATTTCTCTTCCTTTTTGCTTCACAATGGCCGCAATATAGCGTAGTTCCTTTTCAACCGTTGCAACGGTTTCAGGTGAGTGCTTTGTTACTTCATCCGACATATAACTATTCCACTCCTAAACATGCGTTGAATAGTTCTATTTTGTCGTTTTTTTCACGAAATAGCAAGTGTCCATTAGTCTAATTTGAATTCTTCTAAGCGTAACAGCTCAATTAACGCTTGAGATCGATTTGTTACACCTAGCTTTTGAATTGTATTGGAAATGTGATTTCGCACTGTTTTTTCACTAATACCAAGCTGCTCTGCAATATCCCTCGTTGTTTTTTCAGCTAATAAAAGCGCAAATATTTCACGTTCTCGGTTTGTTAAAAGAGAACGATGATGAGAGCCATTCATTTTCAGTCACACCCTCCTCCCCCGCACGTATTGTAACTTATGTTAAGGAGTGTTGAGCGGTGACGGCTATTTTCATGAATACACCGAGTTTCCACAAAAATTTCGGAAGTTCTTCTTTTATAGCGCATAAAAATGGGTAAAATTGTAAATAAAAACACTTTGACTTATTTTTTCGAGCATGCTCTAAACAATCTGTGATACTTGCCAAGTGGAATCCCGTGCCCTCCATTCTACCTCACTTACAAGGATGAAGCACTCACTGAATAGCAAATTACATAATCGCTAACTGTGCTAATTGCGCCTTTTCTTCTTCTGATATCGGCACGCTTTTACCTGTTCGTGGATCCATTTGTACTACTGTACCACGACCTGTAAAGCATACTTCATCCTTTTGATTTTTCGCCAAGTAATGGATATCCATTGATGAGTTACCTAATTTCGCTACTTTTGTATATATACGAAGTACATCATTAAAGAAAACTTGCTTTCGATAATCACATTGTAAATCTGCTACAATCGGAATACCCTTTACCTTGTCATCCAATGCAGAAGGCATTAAGATGCCTAAATGATTAAAATAATCGATTCTAGCCTGTTCAAAATATGTAAAGCTAACGGTATTATTCATATGCCCATACATATCCGTTTCTGAAAAACGAACACGTACCTCAATATAAAATGAAAAATCCTCTGCCCATTTCTCAAAGTCTTCAATATAATTTGCTTTCATATCCCCAACCCCTTTGTGTGATTGCCTACTGTTAATCTATTCGTATTACCATAGTTCAAAAATGAATACAAATTCATTATATAGGAATATAGGCAATTATGATAGAAAAATCAGAAATTTTAGTGTTTTATTCATGATTTCACTCATCTTCTATCTAACAGTCTATAAAAAAACTCCCTTACACTATTGTGTAAGGGAGTAGCATTGTACAATTAGTCAACGTAATGGTCAGAACCGAAGAAGTTACGGAACATTTGCACTGTTGTTGCACGGTTTAAAGATGCGATAGATGTTGTTAAAGGAATACCTTTAGGACAAGCAGCTACACAGTTTTGAGAGTTACCGCAGTTAGCAAGACCGCCGTCACCCATAATTGCATTTAAACGTTCGTCTTTAATCATTGCACCTGTTGGGTGAGTGTTAAATAGACGTACTTGTGATAATGGTGCTGGTCCAATGAATGAAGCTTTTTCAGACACGTTTGGACATGCTTCCATACATACACCACAAGTCATACATTTAGATAATTCATAAGCCCATTGACGTTTACCTTCTGGCATACGTGGACCTTCACCTAAATCATACGTACCATCGATTGGTACCCATGCTTTAACTTTTTTCAGTGCGTTGAACATACGATCACGGTCAACTTGTAAGTCACGTACAACCGGGAAAGTTTTCATTGGCTCAAGGCGAACTGGTTCAGTCAATTGATCAATCAATGTTGAACATGATTGACGAGGACGACCATTGATTACCATTGAACATGCGCCACAAACTTCTTCAAGACAGTTCATATCCCATGAAACTGGTGTAGTTTTTTCACCGTTTGCCATCACTGGATTTTTTTGAATCTCCATTAACACAGAAATAACGTTCATACCATGACGGTAAGGAACTTCGAATTTCTGCCAGTAGCTTTGGCCACCTTGTGTATCTTGACGTAAAATTTCAACTTTTACCATTCTTCCAGTATTAGCTGCGATTTCCATAATTCTTAGTCTCCTTTCGCAGAGTAGTCACGTTTACGTGGTGGGATTAATGAAACGTCTACTTCTTGATATGTGATAACTGGCTCGCCCGTAGCTGGGTCGAATTTCGCCATCGTTGTTTTTAAGAAGTTTTCATCATCACGTTGCGGGAAGTCTGGTTTATAGTGCGCACCACGAGATTCATTACGTAGTAAAGCGCCTTTTGTCATTACTTTCGCTAGGTAAAGCATGTTTTTCAACTGACGTGTAAAGTGAGCACCTTGGTTACTCCATTTTTGAGTATCGTTGATGTTAATGTTTTCCCAACGTTTTTGGAATTCACCAAGTTTTTTATATGTTTCTTCAAGTTGGTCGTTATAACGTACAACTGTCATTGTAGCAGTCATTAACTCACCAAGCTCTTTGTGAAGAAGGTAAGCGTTTTCTGTGCCGTCCATTTTCATGATAGCATCCCACTTAGCTTGTTCTTCTTTAACACGTACATCATAAATATCTTGCGATAAATCTTCAGCATGCTTTTTAAGATGTTTAACGTAATCTACTGCATTTGGACCAGCAACCATACCGCCATAAATTGCAGATAATAATGAGTTTGCACCAAGACGGTTTGCACCATGTTGAGAGTAATCACATTCACCTGCTGCGAATAGACCAGGAATTTCAGTCATTTGGTTGTAGTCAACCCATAATCCACCCATAGAGTAGTGAACTGCAGGGAAAATTTTCATTGGTAATTTACGTGGGTCATCACCTACGAATTTTTCGTAGATTTCAATGATACCACCAAGTTTTACATCTAATTCATGTGGATCTTTATGAGAAAGATCTAGGTATACCATGTTTTCGCCGTTGATACCAAGTTTTTGGTTTACACAAACGTCGAAAATTTCACGTGTTGCGATATCACGTGGTACTAAGTTACCATATGCAGGGTATTTTTCTTCTAAGAAGTACCAAGGTTTACCGTCTTTATATGTCCAAATACGGCCACCTTCACCACGAGCAGATTCTGACATTAGACGGTTTTTGTCGTCCCCAGGAATCGCTGTTGGGTGAATTTGAATGAACTCACCATTCGCATATGAAGCACCTTGTTGGTATACGATAGA
This DNA window, taken from Lysinibacillus sp. FSL M8-0337, encodes the following:
- a CDS encoding hemolysin III family protein; protein product: MSQSTVEHSSYTIKEEFWNALTHGIGAFLTVPATLLLVHKALTTGTNTELISYIIFGISMFCLYIASTLYHALPTHKVLLKKLDHSSIFLLIAGTYTPVALIAVGGKLGMSIFIIEWVLAFIGIVLKQFFVHRFKRISLIVYIGMGWLIVFAYKPLVAYISFDGFMTLLIGGIFYTAGTFFYKNKKIKYNHAIWHVFVMAGSAAMFVAIYLFM
- the sdhB gene encoding succinate dehydrogenase iron-sulfur subunit; protein product: MEIAANTGRMVKVEILRQDTQGGQSYWQKFEVPYRHGMNVISVLMEIQKNPVMANGEKTTPVSWDMNCLEEVCGACSMVINGRPRQSCSTLIDQLTEPVRLEPMKTFPVVRDLQVDRDRMFNALKKVKAWVPIDGTYDLGEGPRMPEGKRQWAYELSKCMTCGVCMEACPNVSEKASFIGPAPLSQVRLFNTHPTGAMIKDERLNAIMGDGGLANCGNSQNCVAACPKGIPLTTSIASLNRATTVQMFRNFFGSDHYVD
- a CDS encoding thioesterase family protein; protein product: MKANYIEDFEKWAEDFSFYIEVRVRFSETDMYGHMNNTVSFTYFEQARIDYFNHLGILMPSALDDKVKGIPIVADLQCDYRKQVFFNDVLRIYTKVAKLGNSSMDIHYLAKNQKDEVCFTGRGTVVQMDPRTGKSVPISEEEKAQLAQLAIM
- the sdhA gene encoding succinate dehydrogenase flavoprotein subunit, which gives rise to MAKSKIIVVGGGLAGLMATIKAAEVGTEVDLFSLVPVKRSHSVCAQGGINGAVNTKGEGDSPWIHFDDTVYGGDFLANQPPVKGMCDAAPGIIHLMDRMGVMFNRTPEGLLDFRRFGGTLMHRTAFSGATTGQQLLYALDEQVRSHEVAGLVNKYEHWEFLGVVIDDDGVCRGIVAQNMRTEEIQSFRADAVIMATGGPGIIFGKTTNSVINTGSAASIVYQQGASYANGEFIQIHPTAIPGDDKNRLMSESARGEGGRIWTYKDGKPWYFLEEKYPAYGNLVPRDIATREIFDVCVNQKLGINGENMVYLDLSHKDPHELDVKLGGIIEIYEKFVGDDPRKLPMKIFPAVHYSMGGLWVDYNQMTEIPGLFAAGECDYSQHGANRLGANSLLSAIYGGMVAGPNAVDYVKHLKKHAEDLSQDIYDVRVKEEQAKWDAIMKMDGTENAYLLHKELGELMTATMTVVRYNDQLEETYKKLGEFQKRWENININDTQKWSNQGAHFTRQLKNMLYLAKVMTKGALLRNESRGAHYKPDFPQRDDENFLKTTMAKFDPATGEPVITYQEVDVSLIPPRKRDYSAKGD
- a CDS encoding LuxR C-terminal-related transcriptional regulator encodes the protein MNGSHHRSLLTNREREIFALLLAEKTTRDIAEQLGISEKTVRNHISNTIQKLGVTNRSQALIELLRLEEFKLD
- a CDS encoding MarR family transcriptional regulator, whose product is MSDEVTKHSPETVATVEKELRYIAAIVKQKGREIVSQYTITPPQFVALQWLEELGDITIGDLSNRLYLAFSTTTDLVDRMEKNELVKRVRDENDRRVVVVHLLEKGERIIQEVIEKRQQYLQEMLVGFNEQEVAQLSSYLQKLHVHMKQD
- the rph gene encoding ribonuclease PH, with amino-acid sequence MTRFDGRDADALRPVKMDSEYLLHPEGSVLIQVGNTKVICTATVEDKVPGFLRGQGKGWITAEYSMLPRATAQRTPRESSRGKVNGRTMEIQRLIGRALRAIVDLEALGERTVWIDCDVIQADGGTRTASITGAFVAMTQAIAKLAEEKQLEKFPVTDFLAATSVGIVEEQGAVLDLNYIEDVDAAVDMNIVMTGAGRFVELQGTGEEATFSREELNNLLALGEKGIRELIDLQKQALGEIAHKVGGNC
- the racE gene encoding glutamate racemase; the protein is MNAPIGVIDSGVGGLTVAKEIIKRLPNETIYYIGDTARCPYGPRTRQEVRNFTWQMAKALEKMNIKMLVIACNTATAVALESLQRNMPFPVLGVINAGARAAVKKTKRHEVVVLATEGTIKSGAYEEALLSLNTSTHIIPLACPTFVPLVESGEYKGQFANNLIAEGLKPLKNEQFDTVILGCTHYPILQKQIEAVVGEDVFVLSSAEETAKDVEEMLAYNGTLADTNAKPAHKFYATGSVPIFRSIAENWLEQGTLDIHRITLK